The following are encoded together in the SAR202 cluster bacterium genome:
- the rbfA gene encoding 30S ribosome-binding factor RbfA, giving the protein MTTRRLERVNGLLQREISRAISLEVKDPRLSSMVSVLRVETSPDLKNARVFVSVMGDEQEKKRAMRALRSAAEYIRHATKENVELRSVPHMAFVLDETIEHAIKMNRLIDKTLSQRGKSGGGTPTVEQGELADGAPKDG; this is encoded by the coding sequence ATGACTACCCGACGATTGGAAAGGGTGAACGGACTGCTCCAGCGCGAGATCAGCCGGGCGATCAGCCTCGAGGTCAAGGACCCTCGTCTCTCCAGCATGGTCAGCGTGTTGCGCGTGGAGACGTCTCCGGACCTCAAGAACGCGCGCGTGTTCGTAAGCGTGATGGGAGACGAGCAGGAGAAGAAGAGGGCGATGCGCGCCCTGCGCTCCGCCGCCGAGTATATCCGGCACGCCACGAAAGAGAACGTGGAGCTGCGGTCCGTGCCTCACATGGCGTTCGTCCTTGATGAGACGATCGAGCACGCGATCAAAATGAACAGGCTCATCGACAAGACACTCTCCCAGCGCGGTAAGTCAGGCGGAGGGACGCCCACCGTCGAACAGGGCGAGCTCGCTGATGGAGCGCCGAAGGATGGTTAG
- the infB gene encoding translation initiation factor IF-2 has product MTNRAAQPRRNGSAPQNRSPQGASRPPQGRPPQKAAAAPQKNGPPQAPQARPPAAPRAVAPPKALDIPGAISVKELAGKMSVDPIEVIKRLMRLGFMFNINDVIEFEVAEKIAQSFGFPVNAPKAAKGPGSIVLKHQEEDQSKLQLRPPVVTILGHVDHGKTTLLDAVRHSHIVTGESGGITQHIGAYQVEYKSNKITFLDTPGHEAFTAMRARGAQVTDIAILVVAANDGIMPQTIEAINHVKAAGVPIICAINKIDTAEADPERVKRQLAEHDLMVEEWGGNVISVPVSALKGIGIDDLLENIVIVAEVGELKANPDRLAEGVVLEARIDKSKGHVVTVLVQTGTLRIGDNIVAGGVRGRIKAMLNDRGERIEAALPSQPVELLGMTGVPQAGDKFSATADEKTARSMVETFEKEKAERLGRTKMKLEEIHAKIESGEVKALNLVVKTDVQGSIEPILNALEQVNTDETRVNVIHAAAGSVTESDVLLGVASEAIIVGFNSRPEPGAKALATQEGVDLRHYDVIYRLAEDVQKALKGLLTPEVRDITEGVATVRAVFNIAKRKVAGVYVNSGKVSRGTIIHVLRGGKLLAKGELSSLKHFKDDVRELGTGFEGGLTVDGFTDFAEGDIVEAHRLEQDE; this is encoded by the coding sequence ATGACTAACAGAGCCGCACAGCCACGAAGAAACGGCAGCGCCCCCCAGAATCGCTCACCCCAGGGGGCGAGCAGGCCCCCACAGGGCCGACCTCCCCAGAAGGCAGCAGCAGCCCCGCAGAAGAACGGCCCTCCCCAGGCCCCGCAAGCCCGCCCTCCGGCGGCGCCCAGGGCAGTCGCCCCTCCCAAAGCGCTCGACATCCCGGGAGCCATATCCGTCAAGGAGCTCGCCGGCAAGATGTCCGTAGACCCCATTGAGGTCATCAAGCGCCTCATGCGTTTGGGGTTCATGTTCAACATCAACGATGTCATCGAATTTGAGGTCGCCGAGAAGATCGCGCAGAGCTTCGGCTTCCCCGTCAATGCTCCCAAGGCGGCAAAGGGGCCGGGCTCCATCGTGCTCAAGCACCAGGAAGAGGACCAGTCCAAGCTCCAGCTCCGCCCGCCGGTCGTGACTATCCTGGGCCACGTCGACCACGGCAAGACAACGCTGCTGGACGCCGTTCGCCACAGCCATATCGTGACCGGCGAGAGCGGCGGCATCACCCAGCATATCGGCGCTTACCAGGTTGAGTACAAGAGCAACAAGATCACCTTCCTGGATACCCCGGGCCACGAGGCGTTCACCGCCATGCGCGCCCGCGGCGCCCAGGTCACGGACATCGCGATCCTCGTCGTCGCCGCGAACGACGGCATCATGCCGCAGACGATCGAGGCGATCAACCACGTGAAGGCCGCCGGAGTGCCTATCATCTGTGCGATCAACAAGATCGATACGGCGGAGGCGGACCCGGAGAGGGTCAAGCGCCAGCTCGCCGAGCACGACCTGATGGTGGAGGAGTGGGGCGGCAACGTTATCTCCGTCCCCGTTTCCGCCCTGAAGGGCATCGGCATAGACGACCTGCTGGAAAACATCGTGATTGTCGCGGAGGTCGGCGAACTCAAGGCCAACCCGGACAGGCTTGCAGAAGGCGTGGTGCTCGAAGCCAGGATCGACAAGAGCAAGGGACACGTCGTTACAGTCCTCGTTCAGACAGGCACACTCAGGATAGGCGACAACATCGTCGCCGGAGGTGTCCGCGGGCGCATCAAAGCGATGCTGAACGATCGCGGTGAGCGGATAGAGGCCGCCCTACCCTCGCAGCCTGTGGAGCTCCTGGGTATGACCGGCGTGCCTCAGGCCGGCGACAAGTTCTCCGCCACCGCGGACGAAAAGACCGCCCGCTCCATGGTTGAGACGTTCGAGAAGGAGAAGGCGGAGCGGCTGGGCCGCACCAAAATGAAGCTGGAGGAGATCCACGCCAAGATCGAGTCCGGCGAGGTGAAGGCGCTGAACCTGGTGGTCAAGACCGACGTGCAGGGAAGCATCGAGCCCATTCTCAACGCGCTGGAGCAGGTAAACACCGACGAGACGCGCGTCAACGTTATCCATGCCGCGGCGGGCAGCGTTACCGAGAGCGATGTGCTCCTGGGGGTCGCCTCCGAGGCCATCATCGTGGGCTTCAACAGCCGGCCCGAGCCGGGCGCCAAGGCCCTGGCCACACAGGAAGGTGTAGACCTTCGCCACTACGATGTCATCTATCGCCTGGCGGAGGACGTCCAGAAGGCGCTGAAGGGCCTGCTGACGCCGGAGGTGAGGGATATTACCGAGGGCGTCGCCACCGTGCGCGCCGTCTTCAACATCGCGAAGCGCAAGGTTGCGGGCGTGTATGTCAACTCCGGCAAGGTAAGCCGTGGGACAATCATCCACGTGCTGCGAGGCGGGAAGCTCCTCGCCAAGGGCGAGCTGAGCAGCCTCAAGCACTTCAAGGACGACGTTCGCGAGCTTGGCACCGGCTTCGAGGGCGGCCTCACGGTGGACGGGTTCACGGACTTCGCCGAAGGCGACATTGTCGAGGCTCACCGACTGGAGCAGGACGAGTAA
- a CDS encoding methyltransferase gives MPSTPTPKKTLLFKFHGQTLQFAVSDSLFSSFHVDTGTQLLLRTVADLQPRKFRKVLDLGCGYGPIGLTLLKTGWAAETHMTDRDALAIEYTRRNAETNGVAGATVYGSLGYDSVKDPDFDLVISNIPAKAGDAAITSFLLGARKHLRADGMAAVVVVERLHDMVAGALAGDPGREVTHVKQGSGHTAFHYRFAGDGPDGGVNGDDDPYLRAEVQFSYGKASVHMRIAFGLPEFDTLSFQSRLLIAGLRNLGAARSGAFFNPGQGHTAVAALKALGLQSVTLFDRDLLALRYTKDSLVINGLPADSVATVHSMDIDPTVPEAGFDLVAGALREDEGTDAAVARAIQAAAVLGPSGTLLIAGGSTLITRLQDALRSNRRPLRLVDRQREKGYSLLIMKLKETGGPR, from the coding sequence ATGCCATCTACTCCCACTCCTAAAAAGACTCTCCTGTTCAAGTTCCACGGGCAGACGCTGCAGTTCGCGGTGTCGGACAGCCTCTTCAGCAGCTTCCACGTAGATACGGGCACTCAGCTCCTCCTGCGCACCGTTGCCGACCTCCAGCCCCGCAAGTTTCGCAAGGTGCTCGACCTTGGGTGCGGCTACGGTCCCATCGGGCTGACGCTGCTCAAGACGGGTTGGGCCGCAGAGACCCACATGACGGACCGTGACGCCCTCGCCATCGAGTACACCCGGCGCAACGCAGAAACTAACGGCGTCGCCGGCGCAACAGTGTACGGTAGCCTGGGTTACGATTCCGTGAAAGATCCGGATTTCGACCTGGTAATTTCGAACATTCCCGCCAAAGCGGGCGACGCGGCGATCACGTCATTCCTGCTGGGGGCGCGCAAGCACCTCAGGGCCGACGGCATGGCCGCGGTCGTTGTTGTAGAGCGCCTGCACGATATGGTCGCTGGTGCGCTGGCCGGCGACCCCGGACGTGAGGTAACGCACGTAAAGCAAGGGTCCGGCCACACGGCGTTCCACTACCGTTTCGCCGGCGACGGGCCGGACGGCGGCGTGAATGGAGATGACGACCCTTATCTCCGGGCAGAAGTGCAATTCAGCTACGGTAAGGCCAGTGTGCACATGCGGATAGCCTTCGGACTGCCGGAGTTCGACACGCTGAGCTTCCAGTCGCGGTTGTTGATCGCCGGCCTCCGCAACCTCGGCGCGGCGCGAAGCGGCGCCTTCTTCAACCCTGGGCAGGGACATACGGCGGTGGCAGCTCTGAAGGCACTTGGCCTGCAGTCCGTAACCCTGTTTGACCGCGACCTGCTTGCCCTCAGGTATACTAAAGACAGCCTCGTTATCAACGGCTTGCCTGCGGACAGTGTCGCCACCGTACATTCGATGGACATAGACCCGACCGTCCCCGAAGCCGGGTTCGACCTGGTCGCCGGCGCCCTGCGCGAGGACGAAGGCACAGATGCGGCCGTGGCCCGTGCGATACAGGCAGCGGCAGTCCTGGGCCCGAGCGGGACGCTGCTCATCGCAGGGGGCTCCACGTTAATCACCAGGCTGCAGGATGCCCTTCGTTCCAACAGGAGGCCATTGCGGCTCGTGGACCGGCAACGCGAAAAGGGCTACAGCCTGCTCATAATGAAACTGAAAGAGACCGGAGGGCCGCGATGA
- a CDS encoding YlxR family protein has protein sequence MPTVGARKQKHVPQRTCIVCGKKAAKGEFMRVVATTGNAVQIDETGKLPGRGAYVCKDVHEAPGQIKKSRIEYALRTKMEDDDWARLVTVMR, from the coding sequence ATGCCTACCGTCGGCGCTCGTAAACAGAAGCACGTCCCACAAAGGACTTGCATCGTCTGCGGCAAGAAGGCCGCCAAGGGTGAGTTTATGCGGGTTGTTGCCACAACCGGCAATGCGGTACAGATCGATGAGACAGGGAAACTACCCGGCCGGGGGGCCTACGTCTGCAAGGACGTGCACGAGGCCCCCGGCCAAATCAAAAAAAGCCGCATAGAGTATGCGCTTCGCACCAAGATGGAAGACGATGACTGGGCGAGACTGGTTACAGTTATGAGATAA